The following are encoded together in the Salvia hispanica cultivar TCC Black 2014 chromosome 6, UniMelb_Shisp_WGS_1.0, whole genome shotgun sequence genome:
- the LOC125193694 gene encoding putative disease resistance protein At1g50180: MAEAVVSIALETIRDLLLEEGRFLAGVADQVKELERQLKEMKYFLEDADKRRHESRTISNWISEIRDLVYRSESAIERHAAYQVSSRRRGLTQFVRKYSCILKDCNSLHQLGSEISQITSNLERISKDMQENGIKRSIIMNPNGEEGSSGGKNMSRKTFPNLEMGDCFVGMEDEVKQLVHHLGKDTEDRIISVWGMGGSGKTAIAKKLYNETTDFDLSAWVCITQQCESRSVWEDVLRQLEKKRSVSSLSHEPRIREEVPSLSNSELIERLCEIQIEKRCLIVLDDLWELSHWEELKHPFVVHNLQSKILVTTRKQKVAEIGLAVKHVLLHTDAALELLKNKAFQHGNIPDFALEGRFEKIGKEMVQKCGYLPLAISLLGGVLREKK, translated from the exons ATGGCAGAGGCAGTGGTGTCTATTGCTCTAGAAACTATCCGTGATTTGCTATTAGAAGAGGGAAGGTTTTTAGCTGGTGTGGCTGATCAAGTCAAGGAGCTCGAGAGGCAGCTCAAAGAAATGAAGTATTTCCTCGAAGACGCTGATAAAAGACGACATGAAAGCAGAACAATCTCCAATTGGATCTCTGAGATCAGAGATCTTGTCTACAGATCCGAGTCCGCCATTGAAAGACACGCAGCTTATCAAGTTTCTTCTAGGAGAAGAGGCCTCACGCAGTTCGTCCGCAAATATTCCTGCATTTTGAAAGATTGCAACTCACTCCACCAATTAGGCTCCGAGATTTCACAAATTACATCAAATCTCGAGAGGATAAGCAAGGATATGCAAGAAAACGGCATAAAAAGAAGCATAATCATGAATCCAAATGGAGAGGAGGGAAGCTCGGGTGGGAAAAACATGTCAAGGAAGACTTTCCCCAATTTGGAGATGGGAGATTGCTTCGTAGGCATGGAGGATGAGGTGAAGCAGCTTGTTCATCACCTAGGGAAAGATACAGAGGATCGAATTATATCAGTGTGGGGAATGGGAGGGTCAGGCAAGACCGCAATTGCCAAGAAGCTCTACAACGAGACGACCGACTTTGATCTGTCGGCGTGGGTTTGCATTACTCAGCAATGCGAGAGTCGATCTGTGTGGGAGGATGTTCTGAGGCAGCTTGAAAAGAAGAGGAGTGTTTCAAGTCTGAGCCATGAACCGCGAATAAGGGAGGAGGTTCCAAGTCTGAGCAACTCAGAGTTGATAGAGAGACTATGTGAGATACAAATAGAGAAGCGATGTCTCATTGTTTTGGATGATCTTTGGGAGCTTTCTCATTGGGAGGAGTTGAAGCATCCATTCGTTGTCCACAATTTGCAGAGCAAAATATTGGTGACAACACGGAAACAAAAGGTCGCAGAGATTGGATTGGCAGTGAAACATGTGCTTTTACATACGGATGCTGCTTTGGAACTACTCAAAAACAAAGCTTTTCAGCATGGAAACATTCCAG ACTTTGCATTGGAAGgaagatttgaaaaaattgggaaaGAAATGGTACAAAAATGTGGTTATTTGCCATTGGCAATTTCTTTACTCGGTGGggttttgagagagaaaaaatag
- the LOC125193692 gene encoding probable disease resistance protein At1g58602 — MAEAVVSIALETIRDLLLEEGRFLAGVGNQVKELQSQLKEMKCFLQDADKRRHESSTISNWISEIRDLVYRSESAIERHAAYQVSSRRRGLKQFVRKYSCILTDCYSLHQLGSEISQITSNLERINKDMQEKGITRCILINPKGEGENSTGNNMSRKSFPNLEMGDCFLGMEDEVEQLVQLLGKDTEDRIISVWGMGGSGKTAIAKKLYNETTDFDLSAWVCITQQCKSRSVLEDILRQLEKKRSISSLSHEPQIRAEVPSLSNSELVERLCDVQREKRCLIVLDDLWELSQWEELKHPFVVQNLQSKILVTTREQKVAEIGLAVKHGLLKMDAALELLKNKAFQHRNNPDFALAKRFEKIGKEMVHKCGYLPLAICLLGGVLREKKSIVEWESVNENIKVAIYGVKEEIDGVLNLSYESLPYYLKPCFLYMGILGEDETIDASFLYSMWIAQGMISYENIGDKEDTLMDIAELYLSELASRSIVEVEISLDYGVGNKKYGKCKLHDVVRELCLKLGKREHFGVQSLEYKGGKLSTLLREASSHMKIQHLRIYFNNEVEQENIVACGEDTRKHIRSVRLSNLIESNVVEFLRPRSIFDFQKFNLLRELVIVRFKFAGRKLPRGITKLVHLRRLRLYECELDKLPSSMRNLVYMDTLDLTGSANVEVPNVFKEMLRLKHLILPIYPNENIRNYRLRLDVGVYELETLAFFDSRCHELKCMDRMKNLQLFIATIYDNESLSAIMNGILNWNKIQDCHVTIRGSCDLASEGMLEKALTCPNLYQLSIVSESVKALAKCESDLLSSKVKCLNLFRCEIEDDPMGILGKLPCLINLRLYPESFVGEEMRCPANSFLRLKKLVLRGLPKLREWRVESGAMPLLSELTIGECSCLEMVPEGLSGISTLQTLVIEKMPQMRERVIGQDFVTVRHFPSIIIKE, encoded by the exons ATGGCAGAAGCAGTGGTGTCAATTGCTCTCGAAACTATCCGTGATTTGCTCTTGGAAGAGGGAAGGTTTTTAGCTGGTGTGGGAAATCAAGTGAAAGAGCTCCAGTCGCAGCTCAAGGAGATGAAGTGTTTCCTCCAAGACGCTGACAAAAGACGTCATGAAAGCAGTACCATCTCCAATTGGATCTCCGAGATCAGAGATCTCGTCTACAGATCCGAATCCGCCATTGAAAGACATGCAGCTTATCAAGTTTCTTCAAGGAGAAGAGGCCTCAAGCAGTTCGTCCGCAAATATTCCTGCATTTTGACAGATTGCTACTCACTCCACCAATTAGGGTCCGAGATTTCACAAATTACATCAAACctggagagaataaataaggatATGCAGGAAAAAGGCATAACACGGTGCATACTCATCAATCCGAAAGGAGAGGGGGAAAACTCGACTGGAAACAACATGTCAAGGAAGAGTTTCCCCAATTTGGAGATGGGAGATTGCTTCCTAGGCATGGAGGATGAGGTGGAGCAGCTTGTTCAACTCCTAGGGAAAGACACAGAGGATCGGATTATATCAGTGTGGGGAATGGGAGGGTCAGGCAAGACCGCAATTGCCAAGAAGCTCTACAACGAGACGACCGACTTTGATCTCTCTGCGTGGGTTTGCATTACTCAGCAATGTAAGAGTCGATCAGTTTTGGAGGATATTCTGAGGCAGCTAGAGAAGAAGAGGAGTATTTCAAGTCTGAGCCATGAGCCACAAATCAGGGCGGAGGTTCCAAGTCTGAGCAACTCAGAGTTGGTTGAGAGACTATGTGATGTACAAAGAGAGAAGCGATGTCTCATAGTTTTGGATGATCTTTGGGAGCTTTCTCAATGGGAGGAGTTGAAGCATCCATTCGTTGTCCAAAATTTGCAGAGCAAAATATTGGTGACAACACGGGAACAAAAGGTTGCAGAGATTGGATTGGCAGTGAAACATGGGCTCTTAAAAATGGATGCTGCTTTGGAACTACTCAAAAACAAAGCATTTCAGCACAGAAACAATCCAG ACTTTGCATTGGCaaaaagatttgaaaaaattgggaaaGAAATGGTACATAAATGTGGTTATTTGCCATTGGCAATTTGTTTACTCGGTGGggttttgagagagaaaaaatcgaTTGTTGAGTGGGAATCAGTAAATGAGAACATCAAAGTAGCCATATATGGAGTTAAAGAGGAGATTGATGGAGTGCTAAATTTAAGCTATGAAAGTTTACCCTATTATTTAAAGCCTTGCTTTCTCTATATGGGTATATTGGGTGAGGATGAAACCATAGATGCTTCTTTTCTATATAGCATGTGGATAGCACAAGGCATGATTTCATATGAGAATATTGGAGACAAGGAGGACACTTTAATGGACATCGCTGAGCTGTACTTAAGTGAGTTAGCCTCCAGGTCCATTGTTGAAGTTGAAATTAGTCTTGATTATGGTGtcggaaataaaaaatatggtaaatGCAAACTTCATGATGTAGTAAGAGAACTATGTTTGaaattgggaaaaagggaGCATTTTGGTGTGCAGAGTTTGGAGTATAAAGGTGGGAAACTTAGTACCTTACTACGGGAAGCTTCGTCGCATATGAAGATACAACATCTGCGAATATATTTCAACAATGAAGTCGAGCAAGAGAATATAGTTGCTTGTGGAGAAGATACTAGGAAGCATATCAGGTCTGTTCGGTTATCCAATCTCATAGAGTCGAACGTTGTTGAGTTCCTCCGCCCACGAAGTATATTTGATTTTCAGAAATTCAATTTGTTAAGAGAACTAGTTATCGTGAGATTCAAATTTGCAGGAAGGAAGTTACCGAGGGGAATCACTAAACTTGTTCACCTTAGACGTTTGCGTTTATATGAATGTGAACTTGATAAGCTACCCTCTTCCATGAGGAATTTGGTATATATGGATACCCTTGATTTAACAGGTTCAGCGAATGTTGAAGTTCCAAATGTTTTTAAGGAGATGTTGCGATTAAAGCACTTGATTCTTCCTATCTATCCAAATGAAAACATTAGAAATTATCGACTAAGATTGGATGTGGGAGTATATGAGTTGGAGACTCTAGCATTCTTTGATAGTAGATGCCATGAACTTAAATGTATGGACAGAATGAAGAATCTCCAACTTTTTATAGCAACAATATACGATAATGAAAGCTTGTCAGCTATCATGAATGGTATATTGAATTGGAACAAGATACAGGATTGTCATGTAACCATTCGAGGAAGTTGCGACTTAGCAAGTGAGGGAATGCTGGAGAAGGCTTTGACATGTCCCAATCTTTATCAATTGAGTATTGTATCTGAATCAGTGAAGGCGCTAGCAAAGTGCGAGAGTGATTTGTTGAGCTCCAAAGTTAAGTGTTTGAATCTGTTTCGTTGTGAGATTGAGGATGATCCAATGGGGATACTTGGAAAGCTTCCTTGCTTGATAAATTTGCGATTATATCCAGAATCATTTGTTGGGGAGGAGATGAGGTGTCCAGCAAACAGTTTTCTTCGTCTCAAGAAGCTGGTATTAAGAGGTTTACCAAAGTTGAGGGAGTGGAGAGTGGAGTCAGGAGCCATGCCCCTTCTCTCTGAATTAACAATCGGAGAGTGTTCTTGTTTGGAGATGGTTCCAGAGGGATTGAGTGGCATTTCTACCCTTCAGACTCTCGTAATCGAAAAAATGCCGCAAATGAGAGAAAGGGTGATAGGACAGGATTTCGTGACGGTCCGCCATTTCCCTTCAATTATCATCAAGGAATAG